A single genomic interval of Pelagerythrobacter marensis harbors:
- a CDS encoding PilZ domain-containing protein: MSGVDTRHIARDSLFLLATVRIAGDSAEHRVKVRNLSAGGMMAEGDVSVERGTRLAVDLRNVGWVEGAVAWVQDKRFGIAFSEEIDARAVREPVAQGDTSSPRFTRPSSILPGHAAVDLTRLRKL; encoded by the coding sequence ATGTCCGGCGTCGATACGCGACACATTGCCAGGGACAGCCTGTTTCTTCTGGCCACGGTGCGCATCGCCGGCGATTCGGCGGAGCACCGGGTCAAAGTGCGCAACCTTTCCGCCGGCGGGATGATGGCCGAAGGCGACGTGTCGGTCGAACGCGGCACGCGGCTGGCGGTCGATCTGCGCAATGTCGGCTGGGTCGAAGGGGCCGTGGCGTGGGTCCAGGACAAGCGCTTCGGCATTGCCTTCTCGGAAGAAATCGATGCCCGTGCGGTGCGCGAGCCGGTCGCCCAGGGCGACACTTCGTCCCCGCGATTCACGCGCCCGTCCTCAATCCTGCCCGGCCACGCGGCGGTCGACCTGACACGCTTGCGCAAGCTCTAG
- the dksA gene encoding RNA polymerase-binding protein DksA, translating into MASATSTDIEVLEQARQSIAPDYEPSDDEPYMNERQTNFFRMLLLEWKRSILNASSATLQSLQDGPIREPDLNDRASSETDWSIELRTRDRQRKLIAKIDAALRRIDDGEYGYCEVTGDPIGLRRLIARPVATMTVEAQEAHERREKISRDD; encoded by the coding sequence ATGGCGTCGGCCACGTCCACCGACATCGAAGTTCTCGAACAGGCCAGGCAGTCGATCGCGCCGGATTACGAACCGAGCGACGACGAGCCTTACATGAACGAGCGGCAGACGAATTTCTTTCGTATGCTGCTGCTCGAATGGAAGCGGTCGATCCTGAATGCGTCTTCGGCCACGCTGCAGTCGTTGCAGGACGGGCCGATTCGCGAGCCGGATCTCAACGATCGCGCATCCAGCGAAACCGACTGGAGCATCGAGTTGCGCACGCGCGACCGGCAGCGCAAGCTGATCGCCAAGATCGATGCCGCGCTGCGCCGGATCGACGATGGCGAATACGGCTATTGCGAGGTGACCGGCGATCCCATCGGCCTGCGCCGCCTGATCGCGCGCCCGGTGGCGACGATGACGGTCGAGGCGCAGGAAGCGCACGAACGCCGCGAGAAGATCTCGCGCGACGATTGA